A single genomic interval of Seriola aureovittata isolate HTS-2021-v1 ecotype China chromosome 10, ASM2101889v1, whole genome shotgun sequence harbors:
- the tle3a gene encoding transducin-like enhancer protein 3-A isoform X2 translates to MYPQGRHPPPHQPGQPGFKFTVAESCDRIKDEFQFLQAQYHSLKVEYDKLANEKTEMQRHYVMYYEMSYGLNIEMHKQTEIAKRLNAILAQIMPFLSQEHQQQVAQAVERAKQVTMTELNAIIGVRGLPNLPLTQQQLQAQHLSHAAHGPPVQLPPHPSGLQPPGIPPVTGSGSGLLALGALGSQAHLPVKDEKNHHDLEHRENTNNSISPSESLRTASEKHRSSSDYSLDSKKRKVEEKDSMSRYDSDGEKSDDLVVDVSNEDPATPRASPAHSPPENGIDKPRPPKKDTPNSPASVASSGSTPSSKAKELSHNDKSSTPGLKSNTPTPRNDAPTPGTSSTPGLRPILGKPPGMEALAAPALRTPLSIAGSYPTPFAMMGHHEMNGGLTSPGVYAGLHISPQMSAAAAAAYGRSPMGFDPHTHMRAPGLPASLTSISGGKPAYSFHVSADGQMQPVPFPPDALIGPGIPRHARQINTLSHGEVVCAVTISNPTRHVYTGGKGCVKIWDISQPGSKSPVSQLDCLNRDNYIRSCKLLPDGRTLIVGGEASTLTIWDLASQTPRIKAELTSSAPACYALAISPDAKVCFSCCSDGNIAVWDLHNQTLVRQFQGHTDGASCIDISHDGTKLWTGGLDNTVRSWDLREGRQLQQHDFTSQIFSLGYCPTGEWLAVGMESSNVEVLHHSKPDKYQLHLHESCVLSLKFAYCGKWFVSTGKDNLLNAWRTPYGASIFQSKESSSVLSCDISTDDKYIVTGSGDKKATVYEVIY, encoded by the exons ATGTATCCACAAGGCCGACATCCG CCTCCACATCAGCCCGGTCAGCCTGGCTTCAAATTCACCGTAGCAGAGTCTTGTGACAGGATTAAAGATGAATTTCAGTTCCTGCAAGCCCAATATCACAG TCTTAAGGTGGAGTATGACAAACTGGCCAATGAGAAGACAGAGATGCAGCGCCACTATGTCATG TATTATGAGATGTCCTACGGGCTGAACATAGAGATGCACAAACAG ACGGAGATTGCCAAGCGGCTCAACGCAATTTTAGCTCAAATTATGCCTTTCCTGTCACAAGAG CACCAACAGCAGGTTGCTCAGGCAGTGGAGCGGGCTAAGCAGGTGACTATGACCGAGCTGAATGCTATCATCGGGGTACGTGGACTTCCCAATCTGCCTCTCACC caacaacagctcCAGGCACAGCACCTCTCCCATGCAGCTCACGGGCCTCCGGTCCAGCTGCCACCTCACCCCTCAGGCCTGCAGCCGCCCGGCATACCCCCTGTGACGGGCTCTGGATCAGGCCTGCTGGCGCTCGGTGCCCTGGGCAGCCAAGCCCACCTCCCAGTGAAGGATGAGAAAAACCATCATGATCTCGAACACAGAG AGAACACG AATAACTCTATATCCCCATCAGAAAGCTTACGCACAGCCAGTGAGAAGCATCGCAGCTCCTCTGACTACAGTTTGGACTCAAAGAAACGCAAAGTGGAAGAGAAGGACAGCATGAGCAGATAT gacagtgatggagagaaaagtgaTGACCTTGTGGTAGATGTGTCTAATGAG GACCCCGCCACTCCACGCGCAAGCCCAGCCCACTCGCCACCCGAAAATGGCATTGATAAGCCCCGCCCTCCAAAGAAGGACACACCCAACAGCCCTGCATCAGTGGCGTCCTCTGGAAGCACCCCATCCTCCAAGGCCAAGGAGCTCAGTCAT AATGACAAATCCTCCACGCCTGGCCTCAAGtccaacacccccaccccccgcaaCGATGCCCCCACCCCTGGCACCAGCTCCACTCCCGGGCTCAGACCCATCCTGGGCAAACCACCAGGCATGGAGGCTCTTG CAGCCCCAGCTTTGCGTACCCCTCTGTCCATCGCAGGCTCTTACCCTACTCCCTTTGCAATGATGGGTCATCATGAAATGAATGGAGGCCTGACTAGTCCTGGTGTGTATGCTGGTCTGCACATCTCCCCTCAGATGAgcgctgcagcagctgcagcctacGGACGCTCCCCTATG GGGTTTGATCCTCACACCCACATGAGAGCCCCAGGCCTTCCAGCAAGCCTCACATCCATTTCTGGAGGCAAACC CGCCTACTCCTTCCATGTCAGCGCAGATGGTCAGATGCAGCCTGTGCCCTTCCCACCCGATGCCCTGATTGGCCCCGGTATTCCCCGCCACGCACGTCAGATCAACACACTGAGCCACGGCGAGGTGGTCTGCGCTGTTACAATTAGCAACCCCACACGTCATGTCTACACTGGTGGCAAAGGCTGCGTTAAAATCTGGGACATAAGCCAACCCGGCAGCAAAAGTCCTGTGTCCCAACTGGACTGTCTG AACAGGGATAACTACATCCGCTCCTGTAAGCTACTGCCTGATGGCCGCACATTGATTGTCGGAGGCGAGGCCAGCACATTGACCATCTGGGATCTGGCCTCTCAGACACCGCGCATCAAGGCTGAGCTCACCTCCTCAGCCCCGGCATGTTACGCCTTGGCCATCAGCCCCGACGCCAAAGtctgcttctcctgctgcagcgaTGGAAACATCGCCGTGTGGGACCTGCACAACCAGACTCTTGTTAG GCAGTTCCAGGGTCATACGGATGGTGCTAGCTGTATTGACATATCCCATGACGGCACTAAGCTGTGGACAGGCGGTCTTGACAACACTGTTCGCTCCTGGGATCTGAGGGAGGGTcgacagctgcagcagcatgacTTCACTTCACAG ATCTTCTCCTTGGGCTACTGTCCAACTGGAGAGTGGCTTGCTGTGGGCATGGAGAGCAGCAACGTGGAGGTGCTCCACCACTCAAAGCCTGACAAATATCAGCTCCACCTGCACGAGAGCTGCGTCCTCTCTCTCAAGTTCGCCTACTGTG gTAAATGGTTCGTAAGCACTGGGAAGGACAATCTGTTGAATGCTTGGAGGACTCCTTATGGCGCCAGCATATTCCAG TCCAAGGAATCCTCATCTGTCCTGAGCTGTGACATCTCGACAGACGACAAGTACATTGTGACAGGCTCTGGTGACAAGAAGGCCACTGTATATGAAGTGATCTACTAG
- the tle3a gene encoding transducin-like enhancer protein 3-A isoform X1, translating into MYPQGRHPPPHQPGQPGFKFTVAESCDRIKDEFQFLQAQYHSLKVEYDKLANEKTEMQRHYVMYYEMSYGLNIEMHKQTEIAKRLNAILAQIMPFLSQEHQQQVAQAVERAKQVTMTELNAIIGQQQLQAQHLSHAAHGPPVQLPPHPSGLQPPGIPPVTGSGSGLLALGALGSQAHLPVKDEKNHHDLEHRE; encoded by the exons ATGTATCCACAAGGCCGACATCCG CCTCCACATCAGCCCGGTCAGCCTGGCTTCAAATTCACCGTAGCAGAGTCTTGTGACAGGATTAAAGATGAATTTCAGTTCCTGCAAGCCCAATATCACAG TCTTAAGGTGGAGTATGACAAACTGGCCAATGAGAAGACAGAGATGCAGCGCCACTATGTCATG TATTATGAGATGTCCTACGGGCTGAACATAGAGATGCACAAACAG ACGGAGATTGCCAAGCGGCTCAACGCAATTTTAGCTCAAATTATGCCTTTCCTGTCACAAGAG CACCAACAGCAGGTTGCTCAGGCAGTGGAGCGGGCTAAGCAGGTGACTATGACCGAGCTGAATGCTATCATCGGG caacaacagctcCAGGCACAGCACCTCTCCCATGCAGCTCACGGGCCTCCGGTCCAGCTGCCACCTCACCCCTCAGGCCTGCAGCCGCCCGGCATACCCCCTGTGACGGGCTCTGGATCAGGCCTGCTGGCGCTCGGTGCCCTGGGCAGCCAAGCCCACCTCCCAGTGAAGGATGAGAAAAACCATCATGATCTCGAACACAGAG AATAA